A genomic window from Artemia franciscana chromosome 14, ASM3288406v1, whole genome shotgun sequence includes:
- the LOC136035757 gene encoding rab GTPase-activating protein 1-like has product MLKNNLTLDKDDVRLKWKLHQWNHHKEYNNPVITAKVFTHKMGHKLTWPSHDGEMANLIDCVIVNRILAQMMPFVYLYGKYKFQHYIIFNLILFFISDNDEPLLSGSGDVSKECSESELESWAQVLDAWKENSNVLPKQLHSLIKGGIPEALRGEIWLRLVGCFDQSELMDSYRILITKECSAEEVILRDLHRTFPAHDYFKENGGHGQDALAKIVKAYSIYDEEIGYCQGITFIAAALLLHMPEEQAFCILVKIMSEYGLRDLFKDGLEALHLRFYQLDKLLEVRTSHFSFLFLCVSVDLYLQCLGDGEFLL; this is encoded by the exons atgttgaaaaataacCTGACACTCGACAAAGATGATGTGAGATTGAAATGGAAACTGCACCAATGGAATCATCATAAAGA gtataacaatccaGTTATAACTGCTAAAGTATTCACTCATAAAATGggccataagttaacatggccGTCACATGATGGTGAGATGGCCAACCTTATTGATTGTGTTATTGTGAACCGAATACTGGCACAAATGATGCCATTTGTTTATCTAta CGGAAAATACAAGTTTCAGCATTATATCATAtttaatttgattcttttttttatttcagataatgACGAACCCCTCCTGAGTGGATCTGGTGACGTATCAAAAGAATGTTCTGAATCAGAACTTGAATCTTGGGCCCAGGTTCTAGATGCTTGGAAGGAAAATTCTAATGTCCTTCCAAAGCAACTTCACTCTTTAATCAAAGGAGGAATCCCTGAAGCTCTGAGGGGAGAGATTTGGCTACGGCTTGTTGGATGCTTTGACCAATCAGAATTGATGGACTCCTACCGAATACTCATTACAAAG GAATGCTCTGCAGAAGAGGTGATCTTACGGGACCTTCATCGAACTTTTCCAGCCCATgactattttaaagaaaatggtgGACATGGACAAGATGCCTTGGCAAAAATTGTTAAAGCCTATTCTATTTATGATGAAGAAATTGGGTATTGTCAAGGTATAACTTTCATCGCAGCTGCTTTGTTATTAcat ATGCCAGAAGAACAAGCATTCTGTATCTTAGTCAAGATTATGTCTGAATATGGTCTCAGAGATTTATTTAAAGATGGACTTGAAGCTCTTCACTTAAGATTTTATCAACTTGATAAACTTTTAGAGGTAAGAACATCTcacttttctttcctttttctctgtGTAAGCGTAGATTTGTACCTCCAATGCCTAGGGGACGGAGAGTTTTTACTTTAG